From one Trifolium pratense cultivar HEN17-A07 linkage group LG1, ARS_RC_1.1, whole genome shotgun sequence genomic stretch:
- the LOC123891434 gene encoding zinc finger MYM-type protein 1-like — MSIILRCVDFSSSPIQVVEYFLEFLIVDDTTGKGLFDVIMNELNVLGLDISNLRGQGYDNGSNMKGKHQGVQKRFLDVNPRAFYTPCGCHSLNLVLCDMANCCSKAMTFFGVVQRIYTIFSSSPKRWKILLDHIPSLTLKSLSQTRWESRIESVKAIRFQTSEIRDALLKLTEVNDEPRIKSEAECLATYELGKFEFLLGMIIWYEILFAVNTVSKHFQSKNMRMDVAIEQLKGLISFFEKYREDGFENAMISAKEIASEMDIEPKFREKRIIHRKKRFDESVDNEVSKTPEESFKSDYFLYILDHAITSFQSRFEQFKIYQDIFGFLFSIEKLRSLEIENLKECCLNLECSLKHNDNSDIDGLDLFSELKILREIIHVENDTPIDILNYIIRMNSFTNAFVAYRIMLTIHVTVASAERSFSKLKLIKSYLRSTISQQRLNGLALLAIEKEMLTEIDYNSLINDFASQKARKVNF; from the coding sequence ATGTCTATTATATTACGATGTGTTGATTTTTCTTCATCCCCAATACAAGtagttgaatattttttagaatttttaatagtAGATGATACAACCGGAAAAGGTCTTTTTGATGTTATTATGAATGAACTAAATGTACTTGGTCTTGATATTAGTAACTTAAGAGGACAAGGTTATGATAACGGGTCTAATATGAAAGGAAAACATCAAGGTGTTCAAAAAAGATTTTTAGATGTTAATCCTAGAGCATTTTATACACCATGTGGTTGTCATAGTCTAAACTTGGTACTTTGTGATATGGCAAATTGTTGTTCCAAAGCTATGACATTTTTTGGAGTGGTGCAACGTATTTATacaatattttcttcttctcctaAAAGATGGAAAATTCTACTAGATCATATACCTAGCCTTACTTTGAAATCATTGTCACAAACACGTTGGGAAAGTCGTATTGAAAGTGTAAAAGCTATAAGATTCCAAACTTCAGAAATAAGAGATGCTTTATTGAAATTAACTGAAGTAAATGATGAACCTAGAATAAAAAGTGAAGCTGAATGTTTGGCAACTTATGAGCTTggaaagtttgaatttttgttaGGCATGATTATTTGGTATGAAATATTGTTCGCAGTAAACACAGTTAGTAAGCACTTTCAATCAAAGAATATGCGCATGGATGTTGCTATAGAGCAATTGAAAGGacttatttctttttttgaaaaatataggGAAGATGGTTTTGAAAATGCCATGATTTCTGCCAAAGAAATTGCTAGCGAAATGGATATAGAACCTAAGTTTCGTGAAAAGCGTATTATTCATAGAAAGAAACGATTTGATGAGAGTGTTGACAATGAAGTTTCAAAAACTCCTGAAGAATCATTTAAATCCGACTATTTTTTGTACATATTAGATCATGCAATTACATCATTTCAAAGTAGATTTgaacaatttaaaatatatcaagatatttttggttttctaTTTAGTATTGAGAAATTAAGGTCAttggaaattgaaaatttaaaagaatgTTGTCTTAACCTTGAATGTTCATTAAAACATAACGACAACTCTGATATTGATGGATTAGACTTATTTTCAGAATTGAAAATATTAAGAGAAATCATACATGTTGAAAATGATACACCAATTGATATACTTAACTATATAATAAGAATGAACTCCTTCACAAATGCATTTGTTGCTTATAGAATAATGTTAACGATTCATGTAACTGTTGCTTCCGCAGAAAgaagtttttcaaaattaaaattaataaaatcttATCTAAGATCAACAATATCTCAACAAAGATTAAATGGATTGGCTTTATTAGCGATAGAAAAAGAAATGTTAACTGAAATTGATTATAATAGtttaataaatgattttgcATCTCAAAAAGCTcgaaaagtaaatttttaa